GCGAGCGCCTCGGGGGGACCCTGGTCGAGATGGGATCGGCGGGGGCCAAGGTTGGGGCGGTGATCCAGGGATTGGCCGACGTGTACGTACACGCCGGCGGTCAGTACGAATGGGATTCCGCGGCGCCGGTCGCCGCGGCGCGGGCGGCCGGCTTGCATACCTCGCGGTTGGACGGCTCCGCGCTGCGGTACAACCGTCCCGACCCGCTACTGCCCGATCTGGTGGTGTGCCGGCCGGAGCACGCCGACGCGTTGCTGTGTGCGATTGCGTGACGGCGCCGGGTAGCCAGCCGGCAATGGCACAATGCACAGAATGCGGATGTCGGCCAAGGCGGAGTACGCGGTCCGCGCGATGGTACAGCTCGCCACGGCCGACGCCGGCACGCTGGTCAAGACCGACGACCTAGCCCACGCGCAAGGCATACCACCGCAATTCCTCGTCGATATCCTGACCAATCTGCGCACCGACCGGTTGGTACGAAGCCACCGCGGTCGCGAGGGCGGTTATGAACTGGCGCGTCCGGGAAGCGAGATCAGCATCGCCGACGTGCTGCGCTGTATCGACGGACCGTTGGCCAGCGTCCGCGACATCGGACTCGGTGACCTGCCCTACTCCGGCCCGACCACGGCGCTGACCGACGTCTGGCGGGCGCTGCGCGCCAGCATGCGATCGGTTCTGGAAGAAACAACCTTGGCCGATGTCGCCAAGGGCGTCCTGCCCACGCACGTCGCGCAACTCGCCGATGACTACCGCAATCAGGAGAGCATGCGGCACGGCTCGCCGCGCAGTGGCGACTAGCCACCCGAGCCGTAGGGCCGAGTGAGGATCTCCAGAGCGTGACCTGAGGGATCGGGAAAGTAGACGCCGCGTCCACCGTCGCTGTGGTTGATCTCGCCGGGTCGTTGGGCACCCGGATCCGCCCAGTGCTGCAAGCCACGCGACTGGATCTTGCCGTAGATCGTGTCGAACTCGTCGTCGGAAACGAGAAATGCGTAGTGCTGCGGACGGATCTCCTCGCCCTCGGCGACATCGGCGTAGTCGAGGCAGGCGCCGTGCTCCAGCGTGACAACCATGAAGCGGCCGAACGGTGTCGGGCTTGGCAGGCCGAAAAGTTCGGTAAGAAACTCCGCGGACTCATGCTTATCGCGCGACGCAACGATGGTGTGGTTGAAACTGATTGCCATAGTTCTTCCCAGTCAACCATTTCCGGAGCGACGCGACAAACATCGTGTCCGCTACTTCGGTGCCGTGAGTTCCAAAGCTGTCGGGACCGCGGAGTTCCAAGATGTATGACGGCCCAATGTCTTTGACCGGCTCGTGCCAAATGCCGAGATCGTCCACATACGCGGCCGCGGCATCCAGTTCGGCATCGCTGCGCATCCTGCTGCCAGGATCGCGCTCTAGGCCGAGATCGACGGCTCTGCGACGGTACCGGACTGCTGGGGAGGCTGCCCCTTGCGCAGCGTCGCCAGCAGCTCACGGTATGGGCCGACGAGATAGGCCGTGTCGCCGGCCATGAGCCGGGCGTCGCGGCGCGGGTGCAGCTCGACCGGCCCGTCCGGCCGGGTGATCGCGATGACGCGGGTTTCGGTGGACAGCTGGTGCATCGGCAGCCCGTCGAGTTCGCTGCCGGCCGCCACATGCATCGCGCCGATCATGAATGAACTTTGCCCGACCGAGAACGTTCCCAGCACCTGCAAGCCCATCGCGGCGCCGATGAACCACGGTGCGGCCAGTTCGACCGTCGATCGGACGCTCTCGAAACCGAATCGCTGCGCCACCGCGCTTCCCAACGCGCGATCGTATACGCGCAGCACCAGCGGTACGCCACGTCGCTTGGCTTGCTGGCATGCCCGGGCTCCCAAGATTTCGCGGAGCACGATCCCGGCTTCGATGTTGACCATGTCGTCTTGGGTCAGGACCGCGATCGCGCGGGCGTGGTCGACGCACGCCGATTCCAGCGTCTGAGGCAGCGTTGCGTCCCCGAAGATGACCGGCACGTCGAGCTCGGCCGCCGACGACAGGAAGCGGCTGTTCTCGTCGCGTTCGATCACCGCGACGTCGTATCCGGCGGTGGTCAGATCGCTGACCACGCGGATGCCGAACGTGCCCAGCCCGACGACGACGACGTGGTTGCGCAGATGGCGCACCCGCCGCACGCCGGCCGAGCGGGTGAGGCGCCGCGACAGCAGCAGGTCGGCGATGAAGGCGATCAGTATCGCGGTGATGCTGACGCCGGCGAACATCAACATGATGCTGAACACGCGCAGCCACGTGGGCTGGTGGGCGAAGCTGAAGTCGCCGTAGCCCACCGTCGCGATCGTTTCGGTGCTGAAGTACAACGCGTCGAGCCAGGTCATGCCAGGAGGGCGCCGGTAGGAGAACCGCAACAACACCGTTGACCCGATCAGCAGGATCGCCATTGCGGCTAACGCACGATAGAACATCGGGTTGATGTCGTTGCGCAGGGTGCGTGCGGTATCGGACAGCTGACGCAGCCGCGGCAGACGAGAGCGCGTTGTGGTCGGCCGAGGGACCTTGATGCCGCGGGCGGCCAACTCGTCCGCGGTACCGATCATCGCGGTCCAGTCGCCGGCATGCACCCGCAGATCGCGTCCCGGACAGGTCACCACCTCCCCGGGGGTGGCGGAGTTCTTGCCGCGGATCACCGCCACCGGCGCCAGGTCGCCGTAGATCTCGCGCAGGGTCGCATCCCGGGGTGCCTCGGAGCGCCACACGACGAACTTGACGCCGGCGGCGTCGAACGGGTGCGCGGTGCGCGCCAGGCAGGCCTCGACGACCGAAGGCGCGGCGAGGTCGGCGACGTCCAGGATCGCGCCGGGGCCGTTGTCGGTGGCCATCGCCTCGCGCAGGACGTCATTGGCTAGCCGCGCCACCACCCGCACGTCCGGGTTGGCTTTCCTTGCCAGCAGCGCGATTTCGAGGTTTCGTGCATCGTCGTCCCCGGCGCAGATGACGGCGCTCGCGTGGGCAAGGTCGGCGCCGGCGAGCTCGCAGGTGGCGAGCTTGACAATGCTCGTGCCCAAGCTGTTGAGTTCGTCGACGATCGTCGTCGCCAGTGCGTCGTCGCCGCTGACGATGATGTGGCGGTGCACGCTCAAGCCCCGGCCCATGGTCCTATGTCTTCCGGCATGAACATCCACTTCTGCGGACACTGACGGCCACGCTTCTATGACTATCGGGTATCGCCGCTGATTTGTACCACGATGAAATACTCAGGTCATGCCCACAGCCCAGCGCGGCCAAGCAAGGATCGACATCGCCGCACCCTCGGACGTCGTGTACGACCTCATCACCGACGTCACCAGGATGGGGCTGGCGCTACACGCTGGAGCCGTCGGCGTATGGGACATTGCTCACCGAGTCCTTTGAGTCCTCTGGTGCTCGGTGCCCAACAGGCTGGCCGAAGCGCTCATCCCGCGGGGACGTCAGGTAAACCGCGGCATCGCGGAGACACTGCGGCGCATCAAGCTGGCCGCCGAAACGCCGGCCCGAGGCCTGAGCTCGTCGAACCCTGTCGGGTAAGGGTCCTGTCGGCCGACGCCTGATCGCCAGGCCGAGTCCACCTCTACCGATCGCGGCCGCCGCGCCGTGATGGCCGGTGACCGTTGCCCATGTCGTCAGCTCCCTCGTGATACTGGCGGTGTGCCTTTCATCGAACGCCTCGCATCCCGCGAGATCTATCGAAACCCGTGGCTGGTGCTCCGGGAGGACGACATCCGCCGCCCGGACGGCAGCGCGGGCATCTACAGCGTGGTGGACAAGCAGACGTACGCGCTCGTGATGCCCTATGACGGGCACCGGTTCCGGTTGGT
This is a stretch of genomic DNA from Mycobacterium lacus. It encodes these proteins:
- a CDS encoding NAD-binding protein — protein: MGRGLSVHRHIIVSGDDALATTIVDELNSLGTSIVKLATCELAGADLAHASAVICAGDDDARNLEIALLARKANPDVRVVARLANDVLREAMATDNGPGAILDVADLAAPSVVEACLARTAHPFDAAGVKFVVWRSEAPRDATLREIYGDLAPVAVIRGKNSATPGEVVTCPGRDLRVHAGDWTAMIGTADELAARGIKVPRPTTTRSRLPRLRQLSDTARTLRNDINPMFYRALAAMAILLIGSTVLLRFSYRRPPGMTWLDALYFSTETIATVGYGDFSFAHQPTWLRVFSIMLMFAGVSITAILIAFIADLLLSRRLTRSAGVRRVRHLRNHVVVVGLGTFGIRVVSDLTTAGYDVAVIERDENSRFLSSAAELDVPVIFGDATLPQTLESACVDHARAIAVLTQDDMVNIEAGIVLREILGARACQQAKRRGVPLVLRVYDRALGSAVAQRFGFESVRSTVELAAPWFIGAAMGLQVLGTFSVGQSSFMIGAMHVAAGSELDGLPMHQLSTETRVIAITRPDGPVELHPRRDARLMAGDTAYLVGPYRELLATLRKGQPPQQSGTVAEPSISA
- a CDS encoding VOC family protein, which gives rise to MAISFNHTIVASRDKHESAEFLTELFGLPSPTPFGRFMVVTLEHGACLDYADVAEGEEIRPQHYAFLVSDDEFDTIYGKIQSRGLQHWADPGAQRPGEINHSDGGRGVYFPDPSGHALEILTRPYGSGG
- a CDS encoding Rrf2 family transcriptional regulator; this encodes MRMSAKAEYAVRAMVQLATADAGTLVKTDDLAHAQGIPPQFLVDILTNLRTDRLVRSHRGREGGYELARPGSEISIADVLRCIDGPLASVRDIGLGDLPYSGPTTALTDVWRALRASMRSVLEETTLADVAKGVLPTHVAQLADDYRNQESMRHGSPRSGD